The nucleotide sequence cctttcctgctgaaaggaggtgagtcagccactgagaagactcttctcagttgctaaagctctccactttcatgctgattggctcctagagatgtttgttgttgtgagagaatgcattaacaaagatctcattcttaatccaggagcaaaaaagagtgtacgtggctgtaactatcatgaagggaccctgcagctctgaattttctactaaacaactgataaatacctatgtaactttgtgtctggagacttattattaagaatcactttccataattgtaaggaggtgtgtccacacgcatgcatcccaggtacctaaatgaggggtgggagcagcatagggacatgagcaggtgtcttattccaggggtttccaaacctttgttctacatagaccacttgaaaattgctgagggtctgaaagtatctgaaaatttattatgggcatatgcaagataattaactcccattagtgataagagcaagaatttgggctgtgcgtatgatattgtaatttaaaggtgtaattttaattttgctagttgtttatgtcactactattgccattacattcagtgatatacgggaattacgatttgcGAGTAACATTGGTACAAAagacattactaaggattctgtatggtctggtacgggaggaggtccatgggggtgacaccatgagttaccgcactgggtgacaccaaccctagtgacctCACTGCTGCTAGGCAGACACAAACTGCAAAGGCTGATTCctctggagagggaggagaaaatgTCTGGGTGGCGGGTGGGGGCATAAGGAGATCCCGGTCTCTGGAGTTGTGGGCGGGAAGCGTGAGCAGCGTAGCTGGGATTGGAGGAACTGAAGGCAGCCGAAGTTTCCCAGctccattgataagcactctttgagtacgattctggagccaactgtgcttTTCCTTGCCCCTTTTGAGTGTTGATAtgaaggaactattttgctgctgtaagtgtgcacctcttttattctttCAATAAGTGATTTCTATTGACCAGTGTGCGTTCATTCAGGAGAGGGTTGGCTTTGAACCGGTACCTTGGTCACTGACCACAACTAACcatgtgtgtgtcctgccacattggtccagatgatattagagacagccccatggttgtgatGGCAGCTGTGAAGccctgagctggacctgtgagtctaacctcagcatgtatgttgaagtcacccaagacCATCACCCTGGGGAACCGCAACACCAAcgccaagaccagctccaccagctcagggcgGCCGGTACACCaccagaatccccactctgtctccctgacccaatgccaggcacacacactcactgctggaggtgttagggacagggtacctggcaggggagatagattccctgcagacaattattattattaatatttattagtcactttttccaaaatggaactcaaagcaacttacaaaaaaagaCAATTGTGCTCAAAATGGCTtataaaagcaaacaacaattacaaaaacagtttcataataaaacaataacagatgtcacagcaaacacaaaaccctTTTCAATACTAGAAGTATAACATGacattctttagcaggccacattgtacctcttggcaatatggcaaaaataacaGGAAGTTAAGACCgtttcagctttgctcctagaaacacacagtctcactcctgcagccacttcttgcaAGCCCTCCAAAGGCCGGAGGTAGTGGGGTAGCTCGAAACGCCGCATTCATGGTTTTATGCACGGTAGCTcagacaagtcccatcatcttccAGAGAACTTGCCACGTTGATAAGATTGCAACCTCAACCCCCTTCTTAATACCGCTGTTAAAGGCGCGGGGGTGGAGAATACGGCTTTTGCAGGGGCTTGTTTCCGTTGGCTCCGTACTTCTGCCAGAGCCACCGCTCTTGGCTGCTGTGACGGCGGCCCAGGCTCTCCCTGGGTCTCAGCGGCATCATGGCTGAGGGCGCAGTAGTAGGGCTGTGTAAGTGCGCAAGCTGGGTCAGGGGAAGCAGCATCACGGGGGCGACAGCCTGACTGACTACAGCCCCATTTTCACCCCCATTTTAAAATCTAAGCTGAAGGACCAAGGACAAAAGCAGGGGCTGGGTGAAGACCACCAGTTCCTTCACTGCAGCAGTTCTCCCCTCACAACAAGAGGAGACCCTTATGCCAATCCTAGGAGTTTGTGCTCATGCCAAGATTAGACACCGTGTCCTGCTGTCTTCATCCTTAAATGGCTCCCACTGTGGGGAGCAAATAAAAATCACTGGTAGCTTGCTGAGCTGCTGGGAGGGATGTTCTGCTGTTCTGAACATGAGAGGCCCTTCATAGGTCGACTTCAAGGCCTCAAATTGTGCAACATTTCCAAGCATCATCTCAGTTATAGATGCACGCAACAGCAGGAGTTCAGAGTTATCCACCATTTATCCCATAAAATCTTTgttcaaataaaaatgttttaaaactccAAAGAGAATGCATGCTGAGATGGTGAcaattgcgaccccacctccccgtcccctggatctaggctgctggggtgccacaaaacctggtgggcagagctgggagagacgtACTCCGCCTTGGTCATTTAGACAGGTatcggtaatacaagcaaggtcagcgcattcatccaggattaagtcctgaatgaAAGTGGTTTccttagtcactgaccttgcattcatcagcaggacagtaagatccagggagttcccagcatagctaccagtgtccggagggttggaagggggaccggAAGGGATGCAAGCATGAACGTGTCTTACATCCCTTCCCCTGAAATGGCCAGTCCGCCTCCCACTGCAATTATGTCCCCTGCCCAATAGTACTTCAATGGCAGGCCCCCGCCTACTCCTACCGCGGCACATGTTGAAAGAAACCTGACACTGAAGTGGGGGGATCCTTGGCTAGATCTGATggcgaaccaatcggtttctccatattctgaccctacagtagcctctcgtgcagagtataggttgcacatcaggacaatcagatgctgtggcacccccatttcttttaaagcattccatagtttttcataatctacacagtcaaaggctttgctataatctataaagcacagtgtgatttccttctgaaattccttgctccgttccattatccaatgtatgtttgcaatacgatctgtggtacctcttccctttgtaaaaccagcttggacatctggcacttctctctCCATACATGGTATAAGAGCCTTTACTTTACTTCCATGGCATATTAAGGCTATAGTTCagaaattactgcattccctgggatcccctttctttggagttgggatatatcttgaacgcttccagtctgtgggccattgtttagttttccatattggtTGCCTGGGGATTttttcatagagttcttcagtgtattgcttccatcttccttttattttatctcagtctgtcagtttgttcccctgttgatgattcaacatccctatttttggtctaaattgttctttaatttcttcctgtacttcttcataaaatctctcaatttcctcttcttctgtgtttgcaatTGGAGATGGACTTAGATGatagttatgttgataggtttcccattaaatctcattgatatcactcactcagactgtgcattatagctcctaattgcttttgctacgtcacttctcactattagagcaaccctgtttcttcttaatttctcatttcctgcataaaatattttgtagttgcctgattggaaatgtccccttcctgtccattttaattcactcacaccaactattgtaatgttgatgcgtccatttcttgcttgacaatttctaactttccctggttcatgcttctcacattccatgttcctgttgtgtgcgtcatgcaactccagactctcctttcgcatctgtgagcatcagcctctgggcttcctttgggctttgacccagctgcgtcattagtcacagcgctactcgtacttgtcctttgttcttccccagtagctcacagagTGCCATCTGTCCTGGGAGTagaatcttccagcactatctcattgtGCAGCTAACAGGGGGCTaatattttgggagggaggggatgcaaaCTGCCTTCTGGGCAGTGGAAATggccatgttcctgtcagacaggatccatcctaggtttgtacattccagctgtgcataagtactgggctgtccaccttaaatggaggaaTAAGAGAGCAGATTTTCATTagaattctctctgtgtgtgtctcttttcacaacctgttaccaagcaACTACTGCTAAACTAACTCCGTACAAGGCCTCAAGCTTTGACAGGTaaactctgatatcaacagagctcccagaaatatgtGTTCATAAATAggaatcataatatattcacaggatttctccacagcattttatctcctttcctttcctttccatcaGGACACATGTGGGgggtcaaggctgagggagaaccatctgaagtatcactgggaaaagctgaggagcagatgcaggagcagaaactgaggagtcaagatggagcaaagagacaagaggagcgACAGacgcacacaggggacaaacctcattcatgcttggagtgtggaaagagctttagtgacAATAGCAACTTTATgtcgcatcaaagaattcacacatgGGAAGAACctcatacatgcttggagtgtggaaagagcttcagtcagagtggccaacttacttcgcatcaaagatgtcacaccggggataaaccttataaatgcttggagtgtggaaagagcttcaggtggagtagcacccttacttcgcatcaaagaacccacacaggggacaaaccttataaatgcttggagtgtggaaagaccttcagtcagagtggccaacttacttcgcatcaaaaaTGTCACACTGGagataaaccttataaatgcttggagtgtggcaagagcttcaggtggagtagcaaccttacttcgcatcaaagaactcacacaggggacaaaccttatcaatgcgtggagtgtggaaaaagcttcagtgagaGATGTGCCCTTAtggtgcatcaaagaacccacacaggggacaaaccttataaatgtgtggagtgtggaaagagcttcagtcggagtgaccaccttacttcgcatcacagaactcacacaggggacaaaccttataaatgcttggagtgtggaaagagcttcagtcggagtgacagccttacttcgcatcaaagatgtcacactggcgacaaaccttataaatgcttggagtgtggaaagagcttcaggtggagtagccaccttacttcgcatcaaagaactcacacaggagacaaacgttataaatgcttggagtgtggaaagaccttcagtcagagtggccaccttactttgcatcaaagatgtcacaccggggataaaccttataaatgcttggagtgtggaaagagcttcaggtggagtagcaaccttacttcgcatcaaagaactcacacaggggacaaaccttatcaatgcgtggagtgtggaaaaagcttcagtgagaGATGCGCCCTTatggtgcatcaaagaactcacacaggggacaaaccttatcaatgcgtggagtgtggaaaaagcttcagtcagagtggccaacttacttcgcatcaaagatgtcacactggcgacaaaccttataaatgcttggagtgtggcaagagcttcagtcggagtgaccaacttacttcgcatcaaagatgtcacactggcgacaaaccttataaatgcttggagtgtggaaagggcttcagtaacaataggaatgttactttgcatcaaagaattcacacaggggacaaatcttataaatgcttggagtgtggaaagggcttcagtcgGAGTTACCACCTTacagtgcatcaaagaactcacacaggtgacaaacctcataaatgcttggagtgtggaaagaccttcagtcagagtagccaccttacttgtcatcaaagaactcacatcggcgataaaccttataaatgcttggagtgtggaaagggcttcagtaacaataggaatgttactttgcatcaaagaattcacacaggggacaaaccttataaatgcttggagtgtggcaagagctttaattacagtagcacccttacttctcatcaaaaaTGTCACaccggggacaaaccttataaatgcttggagtgtggaaagagcttcaggtggagtagcagccttacttcacatcaaagaactcacagagggaacaaacctcataaatgcttggagtgtggaaagagcttcaggtggagtagcaaccttatggtgcatcaaagaactcacacaggtgacaaaccttataaatgcttggagtgtggaaagaacttcagttacagtagcacccttacttctcatcaaaaatgtcacacaggggacaaaccttataaatgcttggagtgtggaaagaacttcagtcagagtagccaccttacttctcatcaaagaactcacactggtgacaaacctcataaatgcttggagtgtggaaagaccttcagtcagagtggccaacttacttcgcatcaaagatgtcacaccggggataaaccttataaatgcttggagtgtggaaagagcttcaggtggagtagcaaccttactttgcatcaaagaactcacacaggtgacaaaccttataaatgcttggagtgtggaaagaacttcagtcagagtagccaccttacttctcatcaaagaactcacacaggtgacaaacctcataaatgcttggagtgtggaaagaccttcagtcagagtagccaccttacttctcatcaaagaactcacactggcgacaaaccttataaatgcttggagtgtggaaagagcttcagtaacaataggaatgttactttgcatcaaagaattcacacgggacaaaccttataaatgcttggagtgtggaaagagcttcagtgacagtagcacccttacttcacatcaaagaactcacagagggaacaaaccttataaatgcttggagttgtcatggccccgtcagaggactcctcagatgaggacgacttgggagtaacagcagcagacccagaagcagcagacccagaaggagacacggaggagactcctgagaatccagctccttctccccctcagctgcagagcaccccagatacagcaaaggccctgcagccagacgcagacagtgaacaggattctcctccctcacctgcagaacgtagacagcagaaggtgaggcagaagagaggcaggcctgtccccttaaggccaaaacgctgagggctcacacctgctgtcaaacctgcttcTTATGAGGCACACCTTCACGTcggcttgttgctgactgcagtgtcaggcgtggcttcgtgtattcctagtttccttgcaacctcttttggactgaccccttggcacttgatcccggacctctactgacctcgcttctggagtcctgactcggcaagtacgcttcggacaggcctggcccttatcagcttccctcctcctagacctggcagatttacggccagactgccggctaagggcTTTGCTtacctgccaaccacccaggaatttccagcccccaccagcactgctgacgcagtgtagagctgacaggagtgtggaaaaagcttcagtcaaaGTAGCCATCTTatggtgcatcaaagaactcacacaggacaaaccttatcagtgcttggagtgtggaaagagcttcttttAGAATAGCaatcttacttcgcatcacaaaactcacactggggacaaaccttatcaatgcttcgagtgtggaaaaagcttcagatggagtagcgcccttacttcgcatcaaagaattcacacaggggacaaacctcataaatgcttggagtgtggaaagcgcTTCAGTGAGCGATgtgcccttactttgcatcacagaactcatacaggggacacaCGTTatcaatgtttggagtgtggaaagagcttttgtCAGAGTGGCCAGCTTGcttcgcatcacaaaactcacaccggggacaaacaattctaacacaggctGGGAAAGGTCTCAacctgaaaggcttgttgaaagaggaaagtcttcaaaaggcatcaaaaagatagcagagatggcgcctgtctaatatttaagcggagggaattccacagggtaggtgccgctacactaaacgtccatttcctatattgtgcagaacaaaccacctcggcctccattgcgtctgctgggagctgtccagcggaactgtttcgagtggttagggggcttttaagttccagcccccgtgagggtaattctgaccactcagcagaccgctgtcaagaatttgcacggcactttgcggacaaagtcgctcagattcgctgtgacttggacgctaaaatggatacagtctctgaggatgtaacttcggcgtctgtttgtccaattaaaatggattcttttcaacttgttttgcctgaggatgtggacaagatccttggtgtgtactggacccttgcccttcctggctcattagaagtaccagagggggactggtcgattgggtcaggggagtagttaatgcctctctacaacaaggcagaattccatcatgcttaaaggaggcagttataagaccactgctgaaaaagccctccctggatccctctttactaggtaactaccggccagtctccaatattccatttttaagcaagataatagagcgtgtggtggtcgcccaactccagagattcctggatgatacggattatctggatccatttcaatctggtttcaggcctggctatgggacagagacggctttggtcgccttggtggatgacctacgctgagaactggacagggggagtgtgtctctgctggttcttctggacctctcagcggctttcgatacgatcgatcatggtatccttctgggccgccttgccgagatgggacttgggggcacagtgttacagtggctccagtccttcctggaggaccgaacccagaagtggtactgggggactcctgctcgaccccctggtcattgacctatggggtgcctgcagggttccgttttgtcccccatgttatttaacatctatatgacacCGCTGGGAaaggttgtccggggtttgggggttcggtgccatcagtatgctgatgacactcaactctatttctctcttccacctgaagccaaggaagccgtacagaccctaaaccagtgtctggcatcagtgatggactggatgagggcaaacaagttgagattaaatcctgacaaaacagaggtactcctggtcagtcggagggcagatcagggaatagggattcaaccggtgctggatggggtctcactccccctgaagtctcaggttcgcagtttgggtgtactcctggactcagctttgaatttggaggcccagattgctgctgtatccaggagcgcatttgcctaattaaaactggtgcgccagctgcacccgttcctggagctacctgatctgactagagtgatgcatgccttggttacatcccacttagaatactttaatgcgctctacatggggctgcctttgaagactgttcggaaacttaaattggtacaaagagctgcagccagagtgctaaccggggctggttacagggaccatacaactcccctgttactgttggcgtgtgcgtgtatagatcatacaaggatggaatccaagagtcgcatagaacaggaataagccaggccaggcaagtttcttgtaagagtctttactaggcaaagacattagacacagttctcttcacagacagcttttcccccacactgagcttttccaagcatcccaccttatcaggcttcccagccagctactgaccttggcaaacctggcgctctgttctcacagcttaacccttctgcttcaggtttcactctgtttgctaaaaaaccctgtctgtgagtctcacagcctgcttcactgaccaacagcccccacctgagactcacagattacaaaacttcattgttcattattacatttctacaatattaacttttcattacaatatatatcagtacatggtttgttttcttacagtttctatttacattttcagttcagtttttgtttctttatttctttattcacacaagttttacagattcattttgttcacttttatttgataatacatttatatttcattcctcaacacaaaacttccacatgagatccattgtttctttatctattggtccttctttttcccattctactggatatctatctgtttcattattctgttgtgtaacattaaatgtgaatctctgaggtggttgacctttcgtttttctttctgatcttctgacattatctatttccatttcttcctcactctctattttacttggacctgcacctgttcctgcacttgtacttggcacttctgtatcttgcattgccatgtcttcacttctcagtctttttacagtacgtttgccaccgtgtattagatcagtcaatgcagt is from Rhineura floridana isolate rRhiFlo1 chromosome 3, rRhiFlo1.hap2, whole genome shotgun sequence and encodes:
- the LOC133381896 gene encoding zinc finger protein 271-like isoform X1; the encoded protein is MEENYEIGASFKSELNSCLEDGEDLLIQVPKEEETSAERDLASCKEEGESLFIQVPKEEEEETSAELGLISCWERGEEEDPLIQGLKEEEAETSAEPDLISCWEEGEDPVMQEPKEEEETSAGHMWGVKAEGEPSEVSLGKAEEQMQEQKLRSQDGAKRQEERQTHTGDKPHSCLECGKSFSDNSNFMSHQRIHTWEEPHTCLECGKSFSQSGQLTSHQRCHTGDKPYKCLECGKSFRWSSTLTSHQRTHTGDKPYKCLECGKTFSQSGQLTSHQKCHTGDKPYKCLECGKSFRWSSNLTSHQRTHTGDKPYQCVECGKSFSERCALMVHQRTHTGDKPYKCVECGKSFSRSDHLTSHHRTHTGDKPYKCLECGKSFSRSDSLTSHQRCHTGDKPYKCLECGKSFRWSSHLTSHQRTHTGDKRYKCLECGKTFSQSGHLTLHQRCHTGDKPYKCLECGKSFRWSSNLTSHQRTHTGDKPYQCVECGKSFSERCALMVHQRTHTGDKPYQCVECGKSFSQSGQLTSHQRCHTGDKPYKCLECGKSFSRSDQLTSHQRCHTGDKPYKCLECGKGFSNNRNVTLHQRIHTGDKSYKCLECGKGFSRSYHLTVHQRTHTGDKPHKCLECGKTFSQSSHLTCHQRTHIGDKPYKCLECGKGFSNNRNVTLHQRIHTGDKPYKCLECGKSFNYSSTLTSHQKCHTGDKPYKCLECGKSFRWSSSLTSHQRTHRGNKPHKCLECGKSFRWSSNLMVHQRTHTGDKPYKCLECGKNFSYSSTLTSHQKCHTGDKPYKCLECGKNFSQSSHLTSHQRTHTGDKPHKCLECGKTFSQSGQLTSHQRCHTGDKPYKCLECGKSFRWSSNLTLHQRTHTGDKPYKCLECGKNFSQSSHLTSHQRTHTGDKPHKCLECGKTFSQSSHLTSHQRTHTGDKPYKCLECGKSFSNNRNVTLHQRIHTGQTL
- the LOC133381896 gene encoding zinc finger protein 850-like isoform X2, producing MQEPKEEEETSAGHMWGVKAEGEPSEVSLGKAEEQMQEQKLRSQDGAKRQEERQTHTGDKPHSCLECGKSFSDNSNFMSHQRIHTWEEPHTCLECGKSFSQSGQLTSHQRCHTGDKPYKCLECGKSFRWSSTLTSHQRTHTGDKPYKCLECGKTFSQSGQLTSHQKCHTGDKPYKCLECGKSFRWSSNLTSHQRTHTGDKPYQCVECGKSFSERCALMVHQRTHTGDKPYKCVECGKSFSRSDHLTSHHRTHTGDKPYKCLECGKSFSRSDSLTSHQRCHTGDKPYKCLECGKSFRWSSHLTSHQRTHTGDKRYKCLECGKTFSQSGHLTLHQRCHTGDKPYKCLECGKSFRWSSNLTSHQRTHTGDKPYQCVECGKSFSERCALMVHQRTHTGDKPYQCVECGKSFSQSGQLTSHQRCHTGDKPYKCLECGKSFSRSDQLTSHQRCHTGDKPYKCLECGKGFSNNRNVTLHQRIHTGDKSYKCLECGKGFSRSYHLTVHQRTHTGDKPHKCLECGKTFSQSSHLTCHQRTHIGDKPYKCLECGKGFSNNRNVTLHQRIHTGDKPYKCLECGKSFNYSSTLTSHQKCHTGDKPYKCLECGKSFRWSSSLTSHQRTHRGNKPHKCLECGKSFRWSSNLMVHQRTHTGDKPYKCLECGKNFSYSSTLTSHQKCHTGDKPYKCLECGKNFSQSSHLTSHQRTHTGDKPHKCLECGKTFSQSGQLTSHQRCHTGDKPYKCLECGKSFRWSSNLTLHQRTHTGDKPYKCLECGKNFSQSSHLTSHQRTHTGDKPHKCLECGKTFSQSSHLTSHQRTHTGDKPYKCLECGKSFSNNRNVTLHQRIHTGQTL